In the genome of Apostichopus japonicus isolate 1M-3 chromosome 15, ASM3797524v1, whole genome shotgun sequence, one region contains:
- the LOC139981269 gene encoding retinol dehydrogenase 12-like isoform X2, with the protein MDSLTVGIITAIWKYSNLFLSFILPLIFWLLYKVSFFGYLVAYRYAVACSCLVAIIPCYFLWRWYIYYIRGGNHKSTSSKSMKGKTVIITGGNSGIGKGAAIHLARRGARVILACRNAQKAQEAITEITSCTGNQNIVFRKLDLLSFKSVREFADRILQEEERLDVLINNAGIPDTNTHDEDRTPFPSEDGYSQSFQVNHFSHFLLTNLLLDLLKKSSPSRVVNVTSRLNTAPTKLDFTVGDGNVRYPKLTHYTKGKLANVLFTKELAKRMEGTGVTSYSVDPGIIFSNIWEKQITKWKVHAMSLIFWLLFCDELSGSETTVYCAVEEGLQSGLVYFDCRPSRHVNSLIENDELREELWNVSLEVTDLK; encoded by the exons ATGGATTCACTCACAGTTGGTATAATCACTGCGATTTGGAAATATTCGAATCTATTTTTGAGCTTTATTCTACCGCTCATATTTTGGTTGTTATACAAAGTTTCATTCTTCGGTTACCTTGTGGCTTACCGTTACGCGGTTGCCTGTTCTTGCCTGGTCGCAATCATTCCGTGTTATTTCCTATGGCGGtggtatatttattatattagaGGTGGTAATCATAAAAGCACGAGCAGTAAATCGATGAAAGGGAAAACAGTCATTATCACAG GTGGTAATTCTGGAATTGGCAAGGGAGCGGCTATACACCTGGCTAGAAGAGGCGCCAGAGTCATTTTAGCTTGTAGAAATGCACAAAAAGCACAAGAGGCCATCACCGAAATTACGTCGTGTACTGGTAACCAAAATATCGTCTTCAGAAAGCTAGATTTACTAAGCTTTAAAAGCGTACGAGAGTTTGCTGACCGAATTCTCCAGGAGGAAGAGAGACTAGATGTCCTAATTAACAACGCAGGAATACCTGATACTAATA CTCATGATGAAGATAGGACCCCATTTCCTTCTGAAGACGGATATTCTCAGTCGTTCCAAGTCAATCATTTCAGCCATTTTTTACTGACCAATCTTCTTCTTGACCTCCTCAAGAAGAGCAGTCCAAGTCGTGTTGTCAACGTAACTTCAAGATTGAATACAGCTCCGACTAAGTTAGATTTTACAGTTGGCGATggaaatgtgcgatacccaaaGTTGACGCATTATACCAAAGGGAAATTGGCAAATGTATTGTTTACGAAAGAATTGGCTAAAAGAATGGAAGGTACTGGAGTGACTTCATACTCAGTGGATCCAGGAATAATCTTTTCCAACATTTGGGAGAAACAAATTACAAAATGGAAGGTCCACGCCATGTCTTTGATTTTCTG GCTTTTATTTTGTGACGAGCTGTCTGGGTCAGAGACTACTGTATATTGTGCTGTGGAAGAAGGTCTCCAGTCGGGACTGGTGTATTTTGATTGTCGCCCAAGCAGACATGTCAATTCTCTAATTGAAAATGACGAACTTCGAGAAGAATTATGGAATGTCAGTTTAGAAGTTACTGACTTGAAGTAA
- the LOC139981262 gene encoding uncharacterized protein: protein MKRAFNLVRKKRWPVRKAAKICGVPEPSLRRFVRKGKDKIDCPMGKQPIIPKQHEEKLKDHIIHLAKLGFPMSRSDVIKLATNTAVFLAIKANDGKMFTKNWLDRFLNRWPELKVVKPLKLSLRRAKATSEETVSNYFKELNQIMNKYNLKENPQLIFNVDESGFQVEHNPHRVVAPRGMKVNSIVTDRGAMTTVLAAGSAIGQPVPPFFIFKGKRMNDMLKNGAVPGSGFSMSDSGWSNSQIFKNYLENHFSKFLPNRASDEHVLLLYDGHSSHISMELINYAHTKNIILFVLPPHTSHILQPMDVTMFGPLKTFYHQECQKFMRENPGQGITRYHICELISKAFLKSFTPANLVTSFRKTGIYPVEPDAVSKLHFIPAEHLNVANQNKSRNKIAADTNHSRDDDDRLDAFLKDKISTPKPPKNTKRKYKYRPGGVAITEDRIVLKIRKVIEESKGPSNTTANRDHSRESPKPGQSNKSPLEVTSRKPSQPQNDSDSSQECSNDVCCVCKRFSPPTLRDFLRREVKFVNWGQCEHCTHWTHLEFCVPETKGSIETGKTFLCPHCLQEE from the coding sequence ATGAAGAGGGCCTTTAACTTGGTCAGGAAAAAGAGGTGGCCAGTACGAAAAGCGGCAAAGATATGTGGGGTTCCGGAGCCTTCTTTGAGAAGATTTGTGAGGaaaggaaaagacaaaattGACTGTCCCATGGGGAAACAACCTATCATACCAAAGCAGCATGAGGAGAAACTGAAAGACCACATAATTCATTTGGCCAAACTGGGTTTTCCAATGTCTCGGTCAGACGTTATTAAGTTAGCGACTAATACGGCAGTTTTTTTAGCAATTAAGGCAAATGATGGAAAGATGTTTACTAAGAATTGGTTGGACAGGTTCCTGAATAGATGGCCAGAACTGAAAGTTGTTAAACCTTTAAAACTTAGCCTCAGGAGGGCTAAGGCAACAAGTGAAGAGACTGTCAGCAATTACTTTAAGGAACTCAACCAAATCATGAATAAGTATAATCTGAAAGAAAACCcacaattaatttttaatgtagACGAAAGTGGCTTTCAGGTGGAACATAATCCCCATAGAGTGGTGGCACCGAGAGGTATGAAAGTTAATTCTATCGTTACTGACCGTGGTGCCATGACCACTGTTTTAGCTGCTGGGAGTGCCATCGGGCAGCCAGTTcctcctttttttattttcaaagggAAAAGGATGAATGACATGCTAAAGAATGGTGCTGTTCCTGGAAGTGGCTTTAGTATGTCAGACTCAGGTTGGAGTAATAGCCAAATTTTTAAGAATTACCTTGAGAATCATTTCTCTAAGTTTTTACCAAATCGAGCTTCCGACGAACATGTGCTGCTCTTATATGATGGACATTCGTCACATATTTCCATGGAGTTAATTAATTATGCCCATACCAAAAACATAATCCTTTTCGTACTCCCCCCTCACACTAGCCATATTCTGCAGCCCATGGATGTTACCATGTTTGGacctttgaaaactttttatcACCAGGAGTGTCAAAAGTTCATGAGAGAAAATCCTGGGCAAGGTATCACAAGATATCATATTTGTGAACTTATATCCAAAGCCTTTCTGAAGTCTTTCACCCCAGCAAATTTAGTTACTTCCTTTCGAAAGACAGGTATATATCCAGTTGAGCCTGATGCAGTCAGCAAACTGCATTTCATTCCTGCAGAACATCTTAATGTGGCTAATCAAAACAAAAGCCGAAACAAAATAGCTGCCGACACAAATCACTCAAGAGATGATGATGACAGATTGGACGCTTTTCTAAAAGACAAGATTTCAACTCCTAAACCAcccaaaaacacaaaaagaaagTACAAATACAGGCCAGGAGGTGTAGCGATCACAGAAGATAGAATTGTTCTAAAAATCAGAAAAGTTATAGAGGAGTCCAAGGGCCCATCAAACACAACTGCCAATCGTGATCACTCAAGGGAATCCCCAAAACCAGGACAAAGTAACAAGTCACCTCTTGAAGTAACATCCAGAAAACCATCTCAACCCCAGAATGACtctgattccagtcaggaatGTAGCAACGATGTTTGTTGTGTATGTAAGAGGTTCTCTCCCCCAACTTTGAGGGATTTCCTAAGGAGGGAAGTCAAGTTTGTTAACTGGGGACAATGTGAACACTGCACTCATTGGACACATTTAGAGTTTTGTGTCCCTGAAACCAAGGGAAGCATTGAGACTGGAAAGACCTTCTTATGCCCCCATTGTCTCCAGGAAGAATAA
- the LOC139981269 gene encoding retinol dehydrogenase 12-like isoform X3: protein MDSLTVGGNSGIGKGAAIHLARRGARVILACRNAQKAQEAITEITSCTGNQNIVFRKLDLLSFKSVREFADRILQEEERLDVLINNAGIPDTNTHDEDRTPFPSEDGYSQSFQVNHFSHFLLTNLLLDLLKKSSPSRVVNVTSRLNTAPTKLDFTVGDGNVRYPKLTHYTKGKLANVLFTKELAKRMEGTGVTSYSVDPGIIFSNIWEKQITKWKVHAMSLIFWLLFCDELSGSETTVYCAVEEGLQSGLVYFDCRPSRHVNSLIENDELREELWNVSLEVTDLK, encoded by the exons ATGGATTCACTCACAGTTG GTGGTAATTCTGGAATTGGCAAGGGAGCGGCTATACACCTGGCTAGAAGAGGCGCCAGAGTCATTTTAGCTTGTAGAAATGCACAAAAAGCACAAGAGGCCATCACCGAAATTACGTCGTGTACTGGTAACCAAAATATCGTCTTCAGAAAGCTAGATTTACTAAGCTTTAAAAGCGTACGAGAGTTTGCTGACCGAATTCTCCAGGAGGAAGAGAGACTAGATGTCCTAATTAACAACGCAGGAATACCTGATACTAATA CTCATGATGAAGATAGGACCCCATTTCCTTCTGAAGACGGATATTCTCAGTCGTTCCAAGTCAATCATTTCAGCCATTTTTTACTGACCAATCTTCTTCTTGACCTCCTCAAGAAGAGCAGTCCAAGTCGTGTTGTCAACGTAACTTCAAGATTGAATACAGCTCCGACTAAGTTAGATTTTACAGTTGGCGATggaaatgtgcgatacccaaaGTTGACGCATTATACCAAAGGGAAATTGGCAAATGTATTGTTTACGAAAGAATTGGCTAAAAGAATGGAAGGTACTGGAGTGACTTCATACTCAGTGGATCCAGGAATAATCTTTTCCAACATTTGGGAGAAACAAATTACAAAATGGAAGGTCCACGCCATGTCTTTGATTTTCTG GCTTTTATTTTGTGACGAGCTGTCTGGGTCAGAGACTACTGTATATTGTGCTGTGGAAGAAGGTCTCCAGTCGGGACTGGTGTATTTTGATTGTCGCCCAAGCAGACATGTCAATTCTCTAATTGAAAATGACGAACTTCGAGAAGAATTATGGAATGTCAGTTTAGAAGTTACTGACTTGAAGTAA
- the LOC139981269 gene encoding retinol dehydrogenase 12-like isoform X1, which translates to MLVNFEMASIKVIVICLVCNYSNHLLTIFATLSFIFLYKFEVIGVIIAHRDTVAYGCLVSILPSYFICRWYAFQFRGGNFKCTSKTSLIGKTVIITGGNSGIGKGAAIHLARRGARVILACRNAQKAQEAITEITSCTGNQNIVFRKLDLLSFKSVREFADRILQEEERLDVLINNAGIPDTNTHDEDRTPFPSEDGYSQSFQVNHFSHFLLTNLLLDLLKKSSPSRVVNVTSRLNTAPTKLDFTVGDGNVRYPKLTHYTKGKLANVLFTKELAKRMEGTGVTSYSVDPGIIFSNIWEKQITKWKVHAMSLIFWLLFCDELSGSETTVYCAVEEGLQSGLVYFDCRPSRHVNSLIENDELREELWNVSLEVTDLK; encoded by the exons ATGTTGGTAAATTTCGAGATGGCGTCTATCAAAGTGATTGTAATTTGCTTGGTGTGTAATTATTCAAATCATCTTCTGACCATTTTCGCGACCCTGAGTTTCATTTTCCTCTACAAGTTTGAAGTCATTGGCGTAATAATCGCTCATAGAGATACCGTTGCCTACGGTTGCCTGGTTTCAATCTTACCGAGTTATTTTATATGCAGGTGGTACGCATTTCAATTTCGCGGCGGCAATTTTAAATGTACGAGCAAAACATCTCTCATTGGAAAGACGGTTATTATCACAG GTGGTAATTCTGGAATTGGCAAGGGAGCGGCTATACACCTGGCTAGAAGAGGCGCCAGAGTCATTTTAGCTTGTAGAAATGCACAAAAAGCACAAGAGGCCATCACCGAAATTACGTCGTGTACTGGTAACCAAAATATCGTCTTCAGAAAGCTAGATTTACTAAGCTTTAAAAGCGTACGAGAGTTTGCTGACCGAATTCTCCAGGAGGAAGAGAGACTAGATGTCCTAATTAACAACGCAGGAATACCTGATACTAATA CTCATGATGAAGATAGGACCCCATTTCCTTCTGAAGACGGATATTCTCAGTCGTTCCAAGTCAATCATTTCAGCCATTTTTTACTGACCAATCTTCTTCTTGACCTCCTCAAGAAGAGCAGTCCAAGTCGTGTTGTCAACGTAACTTCAAGATTGAATACAGCTCCGACTAAGTTAGATTTTACAGTTGGCGATggaaatgtgcgatacccaaaGTTGACGCATTATACCAAAGGGAAATTGGCAAATGTATTGTTTACGAAAGAATTGGCTAAAAGAATGGAAGGTACTGGAGTGACTTCATACTCAGTGGATCCAGGAATAATCTTTTCCAACATTTGGGAGAAACAAATTACAAAATGGAAGGTCCACGCCATGTCTTTGATTTTCTG GCTTTTATTTTGTGACGAGCTGTCTGGGTCAGAGACTACTGTATATTGTGCTGTGGAAGAAGGTCTCCAGTCGGGACTGGTGTATTTTGATTGTCGCCCAAGCAGACATGTCAATTCTCTAATTGAAAATGACGAACTTCGAGAAGAATTATGGAATGTCAGTTTAGAAGTTACTGACTTGAAGTAA
- the LOC139981258 gene encoding uncharacterized protein, protein MKLFLLFMLVATASALAPILRTQDSVPDRYIVKLKDGADLNAVLRHVQLTAAFDSRVKVTHTFENVFRGFSARLTDTLLATLRNIDAVEYVEEDNIMKIAQLDSWGLDRVDQFSLPLDNTYAPIGDGAGVHVYVLDTGINEPHVDFQGRGVNAYDAISGGDGVDCNGHGTHCCGTIAGGAFGVAKAVTVYGVRVLDCGGSGYTSDIVAACDWVIANGNRPAVGSMSLGGTASATMDAGVQGMIDNGIQVAVAAGNEDTNACNKSPARTLDAITVGATDSDDVRAYFSNYGTCVDIFAPGVDITSAWIGSTTANNTISGTSMATPHVAGAAAILLEKNPALTPAELKGNLQIKSIADVVTDAQPGSPNLLLYVGEGSGGGSIPPPPPTSTPCGAQISVNGTLLTSPNYPNQYDNNEQCQYNVDAPSTDLAVGIFFNYFDVEDSSTCDYDVLTIYDGTSSADPLIINLCGSALPNPVYSTGQSMYLEFSSDNVIKKPGFSANVYFYDADLVPTNPPAPIVTVAPTSAPCNSGSITTSGSEVTSPGYPNAYGNGVSCSTDVIASAGQVVLLSFTDFELEGSATCFYDKLAVYDGSSSSSPLIIELCGSDMPSPIYSSGPLMYMEFTTDSSVTYTGYNGTVTFIDESEVPTAPPPPTSGCGSVQSEPSGNLTTPGYPSQYSASLDCTVQIHSDDPAKTVTLTFNVFNVEYQETCNYDYVAVYDGPDDTATELGKFCGDTAPAPVSSTGPDMFVRFFSDGTLSDIGVHSSYVIN, encoded by the exons ATGAAACTGTTTTTGCTGTTTATGCTTGTCGCAACAGCGAGCGCTCTTGCCCCAATTCTCAGAACTCAAGACTCAGTACCCGATCGCTACATCGTGAAGCTGAAG GATGGTGCTGACTTGAACGCTGTTCTGAGGCATGTCCAGTTGACCGCTGCCTTTGACAGCAGGGTAAAGGTCACTCACACCTTCGAAAATGTTTTCCGTGGATTTTCGGCCAGATTGACCGACACTCTGTTGGCAACG CTTCGTAACATTGATGCCGTCGAGTACGTGGAGGAGGATAACATCATGAAGATTGCACAGTTAGACTCCTGGGGATTGGATCGTGTCGACCAGTTCTCACTTCCTTTAGATAACACATATGCGCCTATCG GTGACGGAGCTGGTGTTCATGTGTATGTTCTGGATACTGGTATCAATGAGCCTCACGTGGATTTTCAAGGTCGAGGTGTGAACGCTTATGATGCTATTTCAGGAGGCGAT GGCGTAGACTGCAATGGTCACGGTACCCATTGCTGTGGTACAATTGCAGGAGGGGCCTTCGGAGTAGCCAAAGCAGTAACCGTGTATGGAGTTCGTGTACTCGATTGTGGAGGCTCAGGATATACATCAGATATCGTAGCAG CATGTGATTGGGTCATTGCGAACGGAAACAGACCAGCGGTTGGATCCATGTCTCTCGGGGGTACTGCATCTGCTACTATGGATGCTGGTGTACAAGGAATGATTGATAATGGAATCCAGGTAGCTGTTGCTGCAGGAAACGAAGACACCAATGCGTGCAATAAGTCACCAGCTCGCACCCTTGAC GCTATCACAGTTGGAGCTACAGATAGTGATGACGTTAGAGCCTATTTCTCTAACTATGGTACTTGCGTTGACATCTTTGCTCCCGGAGTTGATATCACGAGTGCTTGGATCGGTAGTACAACCGCAAATAACACAATTAGTGGTACTAGTATGGCTACTCCTCACGTTGCTG GTGCTGCCGCTATTTTGCTTGAAAAAAATCCCGCTCTTACCCCAGCTGAGCTAAAGGGCAACCTTCAAATCAAATCCATCGCAGATGTGGTGACAGATGCCCAGCCAGGCTCCCCTAATCTTCTCCTCTATGTTGGTGAAGGTTCAGGAGGTGGAAGCatcccaccaccaccacccacaTCAACTC CTTGCGGAGCTCAAATTAGTGTTAATGGCACTTTGTTGACGTCACCCAACTATCCCAATCAATATGACAACAACGAGCAATGCCAATACAACGTTGATGCTCCAAGTACTGACCTAGCAGTTGGCATTTTCTTTAACTACTTTGACGTGGAAGACTCAAGTACTTGTGATTATGATGTTCTTACG ATTTATGACGGTACATCTTCTGCTGATCCCCTAATCATCAACCTTTGTGGTAGCGCCCTCCCCAACCCTGTATACAGTACAGGCCAGAGCATGTACCTGGAATTTTCATCGGATAACGTTATCAAGAAGCCCGGATTTTCGGCCAATGTGTATTTCTATGACGCAGATTTAGTACCTACCAACCCTCCAGCGCCAATTGTCACAG TTGCACCAACCTCTGCTCCTTGCAACAGTGGTTCGATCACTACCAGTGGTTCCGAAGTCACCTCGCCGGGTTACCCTAACGCCTATGGCAACGGTGTAAGCTGTTCCACCGATGTTATTGCATCCGCAGGACAAGTAGTTTTGCTGAGCTTCACTGATTTCGAGCTTGAAGGTTCGGCAACATGTTTCTATGACAAATTGGCG GTTTACGATGGAAGTTCTTCTTCTAGTCCCCTTATTATTGAGCTATGTGGTTCTGACATGCCAAGTCCGATTTACAGCAGTGGACCGTTGATGTACATGGAATTCACTACAGACAGTTCTGTAACCTATACAGGATATAACGGCACAGTAACCTTTATTGATGAATCAGAGGTTCCCACCGCTCCTCCACCAC CTACCAGTGGTTGTGGCTCTGTACAGAGTGAACCGTCTGGTAACCTCACCACACCAGGATACCCCTCACAGTACTCAGCGTCCCTTGACTGTACCGTACAGATACACAGTGACGACCCGGCAAAGACCGTAACGCTTACGTTCAATGTCTTCAACGTGGAATATCAAGAAACTTGTAACTATGACTACGTTGCT gTGTACGATGGACCGGATGATACTGCTACAGAGCTTGGCAAGTTTTGTGGAGATACTGCCCCAGCCCCTGTTTCATCAACAGGACCAGATATGTTTGTTCGATTCTTCTCAGATGGCACTTTAAGCGATATTGGTGTGCACTCATCATACGTGATTAATTAG